One Faecalispora anaeroviscerum genomic window carries:
- a CDS encoding exonuclease domain-containing protein: MKLIVLDLEWNGTYSRRLKGYINEIIEFGAVKVDETLTVVDTFHAFVRPQVGKKISGKIRSLTRLRNEDLEDGMLFMQVVSRFKKWAGDAVLLTWGTSDLLALIENCRYFCGDGHIPFLKKYVDLQRYCESRLPGIGSMQMGLSTCAQLLGIDEEESEHHRALNDSVLSLECFRVLYQKEAFESMIQDSDEPDFYPRLTFKTVILSDWEHPLVRQADMSILCDRCGLEAEQLDDWMVRNKSFRADFYCPHCDYRFTGRIQFKLKYDGLIVKKKNLPFQEEPQEELAEDGEEPADLTLDSQNIQEQS, from the coding sequence ATGAAGCTGATTGTATTGGATTTGGAATGGAACGGTACCTATAGCCGCCGGCTAAAGGGCTATATCAATGAAATCATCGAATTCGGAGCCGTCAAGGTGGATGAAACCCTGACGGTTGTGGATACCTTTCACGCATTTGTCCGTCCTCAGGTGGGCAAGAAAATCAGCGGAAAAATCCGCAGCCTGACACGTTTGCGCAACGAAGATCTGGAGGACGGCATGCTCTTTATGCAGGTGGTCAGCCGGTTCAAAAAATGGGCGGGCGATGCAGTGCTTTTGACGTGGGGAACCTCCGATCTTTTGGCTTTAATTGAGAATTGCCGCTATTTTTGCGGTGACGGTCACATTCCTTTTTTGAAAAAATATGTGGATTTGCAGCGCTATTGCGAATCGCGGCTGCCGGGCATCGGCAGTATGCAGATGGGCCTTTCCACCTGCGCGCAGCTGCTGGGAATCGATGAGGAAGAATCGGAACATCACCGTGCTTTAAACGACAGCGTGCTTTCACTGGAGTGCTTTCGGGTGCTGTATCAGAAAGAGGCTTTCGAATCGATGATTCAGGATTCGGATGAGCCTGATTTTTATCCGCGGCTCACCTTTAAAACGGTCATTCTGTCCGATTGGGAGCATCCCCTTGTGCGGCAGGCAGATATGAGCATCCTTTGTGACCGCTGCGGCCTTGAGGCGGAGCAGCTGGATGACTGGATGGTGCGCAACAAGAGCTTCCGCGCCGATTTTTACTGCCCGCACTGTGACTACCGCTTTACCGGTCGCATTCAGTTTAAGCTGAAATACGACGGCCTGATTGTTAAGAAAAAGAACCTTCCGTTTCAGGAAGAACCGCAGGAGGAACTGGCGGAAGATGGAGAGGAACCGGCGGATTTAACGCTGGATTCTCAGAACATACAGGAGCAATCCTGA
- the typA gene encoding translational GTPase TypA, whose amino-acid sequence MDIRNDLRNIAIIAHVDHGKTTLVDQLLRQSGIFRTNESVAERVMDSNDLERERGITILSKNTAVMYDGTKINIVDTPGHADFGGEVERILMMVDGVLLLVDAFEGCMPQTRFVLKKALGLGKKPVVVVNKIDRPGARPLEVVDEVLDLFIELGADESQLEFPVVYASGRDGYATLDPDKPGENMVPLFESILQFVPAPQGDLEGPAQVLFSNIDYDDYVGRIGIGRVERGRIRDGQSVVLCGHEDGNRNSRIAKLYQFEGLKRVEVTEAALGDIVAVSGITDLNIGETACAPDCVEPLPFVKIDEPTVSMMFMVNNSPFAGKEGKFVTSRNLRDRLFKEVETNVALRVEETDSADTFKVSGRGELHLSILIETMRRQNYEFQVSRPSVIYKTIGGKRCEPIELLMIEVPDQYVGAVMEKLGSRKAEIVNMGTRESGVTHMEFKIPARGLMGYRSEFLTDTNGNGIMNHVFDSYEPYRGDIVQRAQGSLVAHETGPSTAYGLFAAQDRGRLFIGPGVEVYEGMVVGASPKQEDIAVNICKKKHATNTRASGSDDALKLTPFTVLSLEQSLEFIAEDELVEVTPKSVRMRKMVLNKEQRMKQANRNK is encoded by the coding sequence ATGGATATTAGAAATGACTTAAGAAACATTGCGATCATTGCGCACGTTGACCACGGTAAGACAACTCTGGTCGATCAGCTCCTGCGCCAAAGCGGTATTTTCCGCACCAATGAGTCTGTCGCCGAACGAGTGATGGATTCCAATGATCTGGAGCGTGAGCGCGGCATCACAATCCTTTCTAAGAATACTGCGGTAATGTACGACGGAACAAAGATCAATATTGTAGACACCCCCGGCCATGCTGACTTTGGCGGCGAGGTAGAGCGCATTCTGATGATGGTGGACGGCGTTCTGCTTTTGGTGGATGCTTTTGAGGGCTGTATGCCTCAGACTCGCTTTGTTCTGAAAAAGGCACTTGGCCTTGGCAAAAAACCGGTGGTCGTTGTTAACAAGATCGACCGTCCCGGCGCGCGCCCGCTGGAGGTTGTGGACGAGGTTCTCGACCTGTTTATTGAGCTTGGCGCAGATGAAAGCCAGTTGGAGTTCCCGGTGGTATACGCCTCGGGCCGCGATGGCTACGCAACGCTGGACCCGGACAAGCCCGGAGAGAACATGGTTCCCCTGTTTGAATCGATTCTGCAGTTTGTACCGGCTCCGCAGGGAGACCTGGAGGGCCCGGCGCAGGTGTTGTTTTCGAATATTGACTATGATGATTATGTCGGGCGCATCGGCATCGGCCGTGTGGAGCGCGGCAGAATCCGTGACGGCCAGAGCGTGGTACTGTGTGGCCATGAGGACGGAAACCGCAATTCCCGCATTGCGAAGCTGTATCAGTTCGAGGGCCTGAAACGAGTGGAAGTGACCGAAGCGGCACTGGGTGATATCGTGGCTGTTTCCGGCATTACAGACCTGAATATCGGCGAAACGGCCTGTGCGCCGGATTGCGTGGAGCCGCTGCCGTTCGTCAAAATAGACGAGCCGACGGTTTCGATGATGTTTATGGTCAACAACAGCCCGTTTGCGGGCAAAGAGGGCAAATTTGTTACCTCTCGCAACCTGCGTGACCGCCTGTTCAAAGAGGTGGAAACGAACGTGGCCCTGCGTGTGGAGGAAACGGATTCCGCAGATACCTTCAAAGTTTCCGGTCGTGGTGAGCTTCACCTTTCTATTTTGATTGAAACGATGCGCCGCCAGAATTACGAGTTTCAGGTTTCCCGCCCAAGCGTTATTTACAAGACGATTGGGGGCAAGCGCTGTGAGCCGATTGAGCTTTTGATGATTGAGGTGCCGGATCAGTACGTGGGTGCGGTTATGGAAAAGCTCGGCTCCCGCAAGGCTGAAATCGTTAATATGGGCACCCGTGAAAGCGGCGTGACACACATGGAATTTAAAATTCCCGCCCGCGGCCTGATGGGTTATCGTTCGGAGTTCTTGACAGACACGAACGGCAACGGCATTATGAATCATGTGTTTGATTCCTATGAGCCGTACCGCGGCGACATCGTACAGCGTGCCCAAGGCTCGCTGGTTGCGCACGAAACCGGCCCCTCCACGGCTTACGGTTTATTTGCCGCCCAGGATCGTGGCAGGTTGTTTATCGGCCCCGGCGTAGAGGTTTACGAGGGAATGGTTGTTGGTGCCAGCCCCAAGCAGGAGGACATTGCTGTTAACATCTGCAAGAAAAAGCATGCGACAAATACCCGTGCCTCCGGTTCTGACGACGCGCTGAAGCTGACGCCCTTTACGGTACTCAGCCTGGAGCAGTCTCTGGAATTCATCGCGGAGGACGAGCTTGTTGAGGTTACACCGAAGTCTGTTCGTATGCGCAAAATGGTTCTGAACAAAGAGCAGCGTATGAAGCAGGCCAATCGAAATAAATAA
- a CDS encoding radical SAM protein: protein MTLEECTLCPRRCGVRREPSKGGGFCHMGSHPVVARAALHFWEEPCISGTRGSGTVFFTGCTLGCVFCQNYDISTRREVGQELTVTQLAEVFQRLVEQGAHNINLVSPTQFAQPIAEALKLQKLPVPVVYNSSGYETVETLKMLEGLVDVYLPDLKYVSSEIAARYSGAADYPDYAKRAILEMVRQTGEARFDEQGLLVKGTVVRHLILPGHTRESIAVLGWLKEHLPTGVPVSLMAQYVPCGKAEQYPEINRPITAREFHKVEEYLMECGLDGFVQERSSAQKTYIPPFHLEGLEFLSESE from the coding sequence TTGACTCTTGAGGAATGTACGCTGTGTCCCCGACGCTGCGGGGTGCGCAGGGAGCCGTCTAAAGGCGGCGGCTTCTGTCATATGGGAAGTCATCCCGTTGTGGCGCGTGCGGCGCTTCATTTTTGGGAGGAACCCTGCATCAGTGGAACGCGCGGCTCAGGTACGGTGTTTTTTACTGGCTGTACCTTAGGCTGTGTTTTTTGCCAAAATTACGATATCAGTACCCGGCGGGAGGTTGGGCAAGAACTGACCGTGACGCAGCTGGCCGAGGTATTTCAGAGGCTGGTCGAGCAAGGGGCGCACAATATCAATTTGGTCAGCCCCACGCAGTTTGCGCAGCCGATTGCCGAGGCTCTCAAACTGCAAAAGCTGCCGGTACCTGTGGTATACAACAGCAGCGGCTATGAAACCGTTGAAACACTGAAAATGCTCGAGGGTTTGGTGGATGTGTATCTGCCCGATCTGAAATATGTAAGCTCCGAAATAGCCGCACGGTATTCCGGCGCGGCTGATTACCCGGACTACGCAAAGCGGGCGATTCTGGAAATGGTGCGCCAAACCGGGGAGGCCCGGTTTGACGAACAGGGGCTTCTCGTCAAGGGTACTGTGGTGCGCCATCTGATTCTGCCGGGCCATACGCGGGAATCGATCGCGGTGCTTGGTTGGCTGAAGGAGCATTTACCCACCGGCGTGCCAGTCAGTCTAATGGCGCAGTATGTTCCCTGCGGAAAGGCGGAGCAGTACCCGGAGATTAACCGTCCCATCACCGCGCGAGAATTCCATAAGGTAGAGGAATATCTGATGGAGTGCGGGCTGGACGGTTTTGTGCAGGAGCGTTCTTCCGCTCAGAAAACATATATTCCCCCGTTTCATCTGGAGGGCTTGGAGTTTCTTTCTGAATCAGAGTAA
- a CDS encoding FtsW/RodA/SpoVE family cell cycle protein, giving the protein MSRTLDSFQLYFRRTNKLLWLLMIAISVYGLLLVASVTRAFSVNYFNTQLVAVILGYVAAIILTRLNYREISNYWYLVAGFCIFLIVYTLLFGHSASGSSGVDARAWIKLPGGVTFQPSELAKIGFMITFPKHLSVLEERGLLKNPLYVVSLGVHALIPMLLTQMQGDTGAAVIFFCMFLAMSFAAGIQLRYFALVFGAMLIGAPLAWKYVLADYQKTRLINLMNPEADPLGAGLQQIQGKISIGSGQLFGRGLFEGPRVARNSVPVQQSDFIFSVAGEELGFIGTSLVLILILALLITVLYCARKASDPLGSYMCFGFFGMIASQTIFNVGMCLSLLPVMGVTLPFFSAGGSSTACFYLGFGLVQSVYLFQHDTDKVRLRL; this is encoded by the coding sequence ATGTCCAGAACTCTAGATTCGTTTCAATTGTATTTTCGACGAACAAACAAGCTCTTGTGGCTGTTGATGATAGCGATTTCTGTTTATGGGCTTCTTCTGGTGGCCAGTGTGACCCGCGCATTCAGCGTTAACTACTTTAATACGCAGCTAGTTGCTGTGATTTTAGGATATGTTGCCGCTATTATTCTAACCCGTCTGAATTACCGGGAAATTTCGAATTACTGGTACCTTGTGGCGGGCTTTTGTATTTTTCTGATTGTCTATACGCTGCTTTTCGGGCATTCCGCTTCCGGCTCCTCCGGCGTTGACGCGAGGGCGTGGATCAAACTGCCGGGCGGTGTTACCTTTCAGCCGTCTGAACTGGCGAAAATCGGTTTTATGATTACGTTCCCGAAGCACCTTTCCGTTTTGGAGGAACGCGGTTTGCTGAAGAACCCCTTATATGTGGTTTCTCTTGGTGTACATGCCCTAATCCCCATGCTGCTGACACAAATGCAGGGCGATACCGGCGCGGCAGTCATCTTCTTCTGCATGTTTCTTGCCATGTCCTTTGCGGCAGGAATACAGCTGCGCTACTTTGCGCTGGTCTTCGGCGCCATGCTGATCGGCGCACCTCTTGCGTGGAAATATGTTCTGGCAGATTACCAGAAAACCCGCCTGATTAACCTAATGAATCCGGAGGCTGACCCGCTCGGTGCGGGCTTGCAGCAAATTCAAGGCAAAATCTCCATCGGCTCGGGTCAACTCTTTGGCCGCGGGCTGTTCGAGGGTCCACGAGTGGCCCGCAACAGTGTCCCTGTTCAGCAGAGCGACTTCATCTTCTCCGTTGCGGGGGAAGAACTCGGATTTATCGGTACCTCACTCGTATTGATCCTCATTCTTGCGCTTTTGATTACCGTGCTGTACTGCGCCAGAAAAGCCAGCGATCCGCTGGGCTCGTATATGTGCTTCGGCTTTTTCGGTATGATTGCGTCGCAGACGATTTTCAATGTGGGCATGTGCCTGAGCCTGCTGCCCGTTATGGGTGTTACCCTCCCGTTCTTTAGCGCTGGAGGCTCTTCCACTGCATGCTTTTACCTTGGCTTTGGGCTGGTTCAGAGCGTGTATTTATTCCAACATGATACTGATAAGGTAAGACTCAGGCTTTGA
- the pgeF gene encoding peptidoglycan editing factor PgeF, which produces MLNQMELHETDGVEYLTFPLLEQYPQLLHSFSTRVGGVSEGEFESLNFRRGDSENNILENYRRICSAVGYDFNGLVASAQDHHTVLRYVTEQEKGIGITKPSDMESVDGLYTDVPGITLVTSYADCVPLYFFDPTRNVIALAHAGWRGTVQRIGEKMTETLCRQFGCSTHDLLAGIGPSIGPCCYEVDETVREQVMQHDDLLPEELLAEQENGKYLLDLWECNRRILVLAGIPDENISVGEVCTKCHPELFFSHRLMGEKRGGMVAMMCLREAQPLDS; this is translated from the coding sequence ATGCTAAATCAAATGGAACTGCACGAGACAGACGGTGTGGAATACCTGACCTTTCCGCTTCTGGAGCAATACCCGCAGCTGCTGCACTCTTTTTCCACCAGGGTTGGTGGAGTGAGCGAGGGGGAATTTGAGAGCCTGAATTTCCGCAGAGGGGATTCGGAGAACAATATCCTTGAAAATTACCGGCGCATTTGCAGCGCAGTAGGGTATGACTTTAACGGACTCGTTGCTTCCGCACAGGATCATCATACCGTTCTTCGCTATGTGACGGAGCAGGAAAAAGGCATCGGTATCACAAAACCCAGTGACATGGAAAGTGTGGACGGCCTGTACACCGATGTTCCCGGCATCACACTGGTGACCAGCTATGCTGACTGCGTGCCGCTGTATTTTTTTGATCCCACGAGGAACGTGATTGCCCTGGCCCATGCCGGCTGGCGCGGTACTGTACAGCGGATCGGTGAAAAAATGACCGAAACTCTGTGCCGGCAGTTTGGCTGTAGTACACACGATCTTCTGGCGGGGATTGGGCCCTCCATTGGGCCGTGCTGCTATGAGGTGGACGAAACGGTGCGCGAGCAGGTAATGCAGCATGACGATCTTCTGCCGGAAGAGCTGTTGGCTGAGCAGGAGAACGGGAAGTATCTTCTCGATTTGTGGGAGTGCAACCGGCGGATTCTTGTACTGGCTGGTATTCCGGATGAGAATATTTCGGTGGGCGAGGTGTGTACGAAGTGCCACCCAGAGTTGTTTTTCTCTCATCGGCTGATGGGAGAAAAGCGCGGCGGTATGGTGGCAATGATGTGCCTGAGGGAGGCGCAGCCCCTTGACTCTTGA